The Streptomyces sp. Mut1 genome window below encodes:
- a CDS encoding acetyl-CoA C-acetyltransferase — MVELIPLALPQPRRVAVIGGSRIPFARSDGPYARASNQQMLTAALDGLVERFGLQGETVGEFAAGAVLKHSRDFNLARETVLGSRLDPRTPAYDVQQACGTGLQAVIAAANKIMLGAIDSAVAGGTDTTSDAPLGVNDELRRLLLSARRAKSAGGRAKALTGVRPRHLVPDIPRNAEPRTGLSMGDHAAVTARQWDVARADQDLLAATSHQRLAAAYERGFLDDLVVPYLGLDRDQNLRPGSTVEKLATLKPVFGTDHPDATMTAGNSTPLTDGAATVLLASEEWAERHGLEPQAYLSLYETAAVDYVGGEDGLLMAPAYAVPRLLERAGLGIEDFDLFEIHEAFASQVLATLAAWEKRGLAPVDRDRLNVAGSSLATGHPFAATGARIVATLAKLLAERDAPGRGLISICAAGGQGVTAILERV; from the coding sequence TTGGTCGAGTTGATCCCCCTCGCACTCCCGCAGCCCCGCCGGGTCGCGGTCATCGGCGGCAGCCGCATCCCCTTTGCCCGTTCCGACGGGCCCTACGCGCGGGCGTCCAACCAGCAGATGCTGACCGCCGCGCTGGACGGGCTCGTCGAGCGGTTCGGGCTCCAGGGGGAGACGGTCGGCGAGTTCGCCGCGGGCGCGGTGCTCAAGCACAGCCGCGACTTCAACCTGGCCCGCGAGACCGTGCTCGGCTCGCGGCTCGACCCGCGCACCCCCGCGTACGACGTCCAGCAGGCCTGCGGCACCGGCCTCCAGGCGGTGATCGCCGCCGCCAACAAGATCATGCTCGGGGCCATCGACTCGGCCGTCGCGGGCGGTACGGACACCACGAGCGACGCGCCGCTCGGCGTCAACGACGAGCTGCGCAGGCTGCTGCTGTCGGCCCGGCGCGCGAAGTCGGCGGGCGGCCGGGCGAAGGCCCTCACGGGCGTACGGCCCCGGCACCTCGTCCCCGACATCCCGCGCAACGCGGAACCCCGCACCGGTCTCTCGATGGGCGATCACGCGGCGGTCACCGCCCGGCAGTGGGACGTAGCCCGCGCCGATCAGGACCTCCTCGCCGCCACCAGCCACCAGCGGCTCGCCGCCGCGTACGAGCGGGGCTTCCTGGACGACCTCGTCGTCCCGTACCTCGGCCTGGACCGGGACCAGAACCTGCGCCCCGGCTCCACCGTGGAGAAACTCGCCACGCTGAAGCCGGTGTTCGGCACGGACCACCCGGACGCGACGATGACCGCGGGCAATTCGACCCCGCTCACGGACGGCGCCGCGACGGTGCTGCTGGCGAGCGAGGAGTGGGCCGAGCGGCACGGTCTGGAGCCGCAGGCGTATCTGTCCCTGTACGAGACGGCCGCCGTCGACTACGTGGGCGGCGAGGACGGGCTGCTGATGGCGCCCGCGTACGCGGTGCCCCGGCTGCTGGAGCGGGCCGGGCTCGGCATCGAGGACTTCGACCTCTTCGAGATCCACGAGGCGTTCGCCTCCCAGGTGCTGGCCACGCTGGCCGCCTGGGAGAAGCGGGGGCTCGCGCCCGTCGACCGGGACCGGCTCAACGTGGCGGGGTCCTCCCTCGCCACCGGGCACCCGTTCGCCGCGACGGGCGCCCGGATCGTCGCCACGCTGGCCAAGCTCCTCGCGGAGCGGGACGCGCCGGGCCGGGGCCTGATCTCGATCTGCGCGGCGGGCGGCCAGGGCGTCACGGCCATCCTCGAACGCGTGTGA
- a CDS encoding 3-oxoacyl-ACP reductase — MADRYLHLTGTAPGKFLTRKLGLPQPARLRRWTLETPALTGPVLHLTAGESAVTQELSALLAATGLEVAARADRPAALVLDATAVDTAAGLAAVHAALHPVVRSLAPGGRVVVLGVRPSPDDHHQAAAQQALEGFVRSLGKEIGKGATVQLVRIAPGAVAAAGSTLRFLLSPRSAYISGQVIEVTDAAPDPVADWAAPLAGRTALVTGAARGIGASVASVLARDGARVICLDIPQAQEDLVRTADRLGATALPLDITADDAAERIAAAAPDGLDILVHNAGITRDRRLANMPAERWASVIDVNLDSVLRTTDALLKAGTVNRGGRIVATASIAGIAGNNGQTNYAASKAGIIGLVRSLAPRAAADHGVTVNAVAPGFIETKMTAAVPLFIREAGRRMNSLAQGGLPVDVAETTAWFAQPASAAVNGQVVRVCGQSLLGA; from the coding sequence ATGGCCGACCGCTATCTGCACCTGACCGGCACGGCACCCGGCAAGTTCCTCACCCGGAAGCTCGGCCTCCCCCAGCCCGCGCGACTGCGCCGCTGGACCCTGGAGACCCCGGCGCTCACCGGCCCGGTCCTCCACCTCACCGCCGGGGAGTCCGCCGTCACCCAGGAGCTTTCCGCGCTCCTCGCCGCGACCGGCCTGGAGGTCGCCGCACGCGCCGACCGGCCCGCCGCGCTCGTGCTGGACGCGACGGCCGTCGACACCGCCGCCGGGCTCGCCGCCGTGCACGCGGCCCTGCACCCGGTCGTGCGCTCGCTCGCCCCGGGCGGCCGGGTCGTCGTCCTCGGGGTGCGGCCGTCCCCGGACGACCACCACCAGGCCGCCGCCCAGCAGGCACTTGAGGGGTTCGTGCGCTCCCTCGGCAAGGAGATCGGCAAGGGCGCCACCGTGCAGCTGGTGCGCATCGCCCCCGGAGCCGTCGCCGCCGCCGGCTCCACGCTGCGCTTCCTGCTCTCGCCCCGGTCCGCGTACATCAGCGGCCAGGTCATCGAGGTCACCGACGCCGCCCCCGACCCGGTCGCCGACTGGGCCGCCCCGCTGGCCGGCCGCACCGCCCTGGTCACCGGCGCGGCCCGGGGCATCGGCGCCTCCGTCGCCTCGGTCCTGGCCCGCGACGGCGCCCGGGTCATCTGCCTGGACATCCCGCAGGCCCAGGAGGACCTGGTGCGCACCGCCGACCGCCTCGGCGCCACCGCGCTCCCGCTGGACATCACGGCGGACGACGCGGCCGAACGCATCGCGGCCGCCGCCCCCGACGGGCTCGACATCCTCGTCCACAACGCCGGCATCACCCGCGACCGGCGGCTCGCCAACATGCCCGCCGAGCGCTGGGCCTCGGTCATCGACGTCAACCTGGACAGCGTCCTGCGCACCACCGACGCCCTGCTGAAGGCCGGCACGGTCAACCGGGGCGGCCGGATCGTCGCCACCGCCTCCATCGCGGGCATCGCCGGCAACAACGGCCAGACCAACTACGCGGCCAGCAAGGCCGGCATCATCGGCCTCGTCCGCTCCCTGGCCCCGCGCGCCGCCGCCGACCACGGCGTCACGGTCAACGCGGTCGCCCCCGGCTTCATCGAGACGAAGATGACCGCGGCCGTCCCCCTCTTCATCCGCGAGGCGGGCCGCCGGATGAACTCCCTGGCGCAGGGCGGCCTCCCGGTCGACGTCGCCGAGACCACCGCCTGGTTCGCCCAGCCCGCGTCGGCGGCCGTCAACGGCCAGGTCGTCCGGGTCTGCGGCCAGAGCCTGCTGGGGGCGTGA
- a CDS encoding MaoC/PaaZ C-terminal domain-containing protein: protein MPSLTLSLARGAVTSPFKRAGRPDATLPADRLSLPAAPVAPGPLTAYRTICGFPATGPLPVTYPHVLAFPLAMRLMTRRDFPLPVTGLVHTWIEITAHRTLHPEDRFELTLYAQELTPHRRGTEVTVVTEAHIGGELVWESRSGYLSRHATTGDRPAPQPPAPGLPPVAEWRLPANLGRRYGAASGDRNPIHLHPLTARLFGFPRAIAHGMWTVARCLAEAPEPSLLRTVRADFRAPVLLPATVTYATDGTAFQLRGGGDGERVHLTGTAGTG, encoded by the coding sequence GTGCCGAGCCTGACCCTCTCGCTGGCCCGGGGCGCCGTCACCTCCCCGTTCAAAAGGGCCGGACGGCCGGACGCCACCCTCCCCGCCGACCGCCTCAGCCTGCCGGCCGCCCCCGTCGCACCCGGCCCACTGACCGCGTACCGGACGATCTGCGGCTTCCCGGCGACCGGCCCGCTGCCGGTCACCTACCCGCACGTCCTGGCGTTCCCGCTCGCCATGCGGCTGATGACCCGGCGCGACTTCCCGCTCCCGGTCACCGGCCTCGTCCACACCTGGATCGAGATCACCGCCCACCGCACCCTCCACCCGGAGGACCGGTTCGAACTCACGCTGTACGCACAGGAGTTGACCCCGCACCGACGCGGCACGGAGGTCACGGTGGTGACCGAGGCGCACATCGGCGGAGAGCTGGTCTGGGAGTCCCGCAGCGGCTACCTCTCCCGCCACGCGACGACCGGCGACCGGCCCGCACCCCAGCCCCCGGCCCCTGGACTCCCCCCCGTCGCCGAGTGGCGGCTGCCCGCGAACCTCGGCCGGCGCTACGGCGCCGCATCCGGCGACCGCAACCCGATCCACCTCCACCCGCTGACCGCCCGGCTGTTCGGCTTCCCCCGGGCCATCGCCCACGGCATGTGGACCGTCGCCCGCTGCCTGGCCGAAGCACCCGAACCGTCCCTGCTCCGCACGGTACGGGCCGACTTCCGCGCACCCGTCCTGCTGCCCGCCACGGTCACCTACGCCACGGACGGCACGGCGTTCCAGCTGCGCGGCGGCGGGGACGGCGAGCGCGTCCACCTCACGGGGACGGCCGGCACCGGCTAG
- a CDS encoding TetR/AcrR family transcriptional regulator: MPRAVRERQMMDAAVQTFGQRGYRAASMDEIAELAGVSKPLVYLYLNSKDELFTACIRREAQALLAAVQAGVEPGLPADRQLWAGLRAFFTHTAENPDGWAVLYRQARTHGEPFATEVNVMREEIVAFVTGLIGAAAREAHHDPALPDRDVAGLAQALVGAAEALAGWANETPGVSAREAAATLMNFAWAGLENLMNGRPWQLPAEGVQGPSREDPPDRP, translated from the coding sequence ATGCCGCGTGCGGTGCGTGAGCGGCAGATGATGGACGCCGCGGTGCAGACGTTCGGGCAGCGGGGGTACCGGGCCGCCTCGATGGACGAGATCGCCGAGCTGGCCGGGGTGTCCAAGCCGCTGGTCTACCTGTATCTGAACTCCAAGGACGAGCTGTTCACCGCGTGCATCCGGCGCGAGGCGCAGGCGCTGCTCGCCGCTGTTCAGGCGGGCGTCGAGCCGGGGCTGCCGGCCGACCGGCAACTCTGGGCCGGGCTGCGGGCGTTCTTCACGCACACCGCGGAGAACCCGGACGGCTGGGCGGTGTTGTACCGGCAGGCGCGGACGCACGGGGAGCCGTTCGCCACCGAGGTCAACGTCATGCGCGAGGAGATCGTCGCCTTCGTGACGGGTCTGATCGGGGCCGCCGCCCGCGAGGCGCACCACGATCCGGCGCTTCCGGACCGGGATGTGGCGGGCCTCGCGCAGGCGCTGGTGGGCGCGGCGGAGGCGCTGGCCGGCTGGGCCAACGAGACCCCGGGCGTCTCGGCCCGGGAGGCGGCGGCCACCTTGATGAACTTCGCCTGGGCGGGGCTGGAGAACCTGATGAACGGGCGGCCCTGGCAGCTGCCGGCGGAGGGCGTCCAGGGCCCGTCCCGCGAAGATCCGCCGGACAGGCCCTAG
- a CDS encoding dicarboxylate/amino acid:cation symporter gives MSANPASTTEKPAGSGFRIPKVPFWAQIVAGLVLGVLLGWLARSQDIGWLYTTLDKVGHIFVQLLKLAVAPLVFFAILVSITNLRKVNNAARLATRTLLWFMITSLIAVAIGLAIGLITNPGSGTGLTPKDGKLPEHAGSWLDFLTGIIPDNVITPFAELNVLQIVFMAAVAGIAALKLGEKAQPILTLSEAVLELLQKALWWVIRLAPIGTIGLIGYAIADYGWDLIGKYATFTADVYIGCALVMFGVYPLLLATVAKVSPLQFFKGAWPAIQLGFVSRSSVGTMPVTQKVTERLGVPKEYASFSVPFGATTKMDGCAAIYPALAAIFIAQIFDVQLGIGDYILIAFVSVIGSAATAGLTGATVMLTLTLSTLGLPLEGVGLLMAIDPILDMMRTATNVAGQALVPVIVSAREKILDHDAYNSASASPVDDVEVRDSEPERVPVAA, from the coding sequence GTGTCCGCGAACCCCGCGTCCACCACCGAGAAGCCCGCAGGCTCCGGCTTCCGTATACCCAAGGTCCCGTTCTGGGCCCAGATCGTCGCCGGTCTGGTCCTCGGTGTCCTCCTCGGCTGGCTCGCCCGCAGCCAGGACATCGGCTGGCTCTACACCACGCTCGACAAGGTCGGCCACATCTTCGTCCAGCTGCTGAAGCTGGCCGTCGCGCCCCTCGTCTTCTTCGCGATCCTGGTGTCGATCACCAACCTGCGCAAGGTCAACAACGCCGCCAGGCTGGCCACCCGCACCCTGCTCTGGTTCATGATCACCTCGCTGATCGCGGTCGCCATCGGCCTCGCCATCGGCCTGATCACCAACCCGGGCTCCGGCACCGGCCTCACCCCGAAGGACGGCAAGCTCCCCGAGCACGCCGGCTCCTGGCTCGACTTCCTGACCGGCATCATCCCGGACAACGTCATCACGCCGTTCGCCGAGCTGAACGTCCTCCAGATCGTCTTCATGGCCGCCGTCGCCGGCATCGCCGCCCTCAAGCTCGGCGAGAAGGCCCAGCCGATCCTCACCCTCAGCGAAGCCGTCCTGGAACTCCTCCAGAAGGCCCTGTGGTGGGTCATCCGCCTCGCCCCCATCGGCACCATCGGCCTCATCGGCTACGCCATCGCCGACTACGGCTGGGACCTCATCGGCAAGTACGCCACGTTCACCGCCGACGTCTACATCGGCTGCGCCCTGGTGATGTTCGGCGTCTACCCGCTGCTGCTCGCCACCGTCGCCAAGGTCAGCCCGCTCCAGTTCTTCAAGGGCGCCTGGCCCGCGATCCAGCTGGGCTTCGTCTCGCGCTCCTCGGTCGGCACGATGCCGGTCACCCAGAAGGTCACCGAGCGCCTCGGCGTCCCGAAGGAGTACGCCTCCTTCTCCGTCCCGTTCGGCGCCACCACCAAGATGGACGGCTGCGCCGCGATCTACCCGGCGCTCGCCGCGATCTTCATCGCGCAGATCTTCGACGTGCAGCTGGGCATCGGTGACTACATCCTGATCGCGTTCGTCTCGGTCATCGGTTCGGCGGCCACCGCCGGTCTGACCGGCGCCACGGTCATGCTGACGCTGACCCTGTCGACCCTGGGCCTCCCGCTGGAGGGCGTCGGCCTGCTGATGGCCATCGACCCGATCCTGGACATGATGCGGACCGCTACGAACGTTGCGGGCCAGGCGCTCGTCCCGGTGATCGTCTCGGCGCGCGAGAAGATCCTCGACCACGACGCGTACAACTCGGCCTCGGCCTCCCCGGTCGACGACGTGGAGGTGCGCGACTCCGAGCCGGAGCGCGTGCCGGTCGCGGCCTGA
- a CDS encoding DUF4229 domain-containing protein, whose translation MRLSIFVGCFVVAAIAVNFGLVPSGAGGSNVVWVILLALVLSAPLSYVLLRKQRDEMSQQIVSSVDRAKARLEANRTREDGVTQ comes from the coding sequence ATGCGTCTCAGCATCTTCGTCGGCTGCTTCGTCGTCGCCGCCATCGCCGTCAACTTCGGGCTGGTGCCGTCCGGTGCCGGGGGATCCAACGTCGTCTGGGTCATCCTGCTCGCCCTGGTGCTGTCCGCGCCGCTCAGCTACGTCCTGCTGCGCAAGCAGCGCGACGAGATGTCCCAGCAGATCGTCTCCTCGGTCGACCGCGCCAAGGCCCGCCTGGAGGCCAACCGCACGCGCGAGGACGGCGTCACGCAGTGA
- a CDS encoding GNAT family N-acetyltransferase has protein sequence MALTFEVDPKFDRSLRDGIAALWADVSNAGGAVGFVPPVTADDVRPELVKHLVAIAEGRTRLLVGYDEDGTIAATAFLTRNTHRLMAHWLWAYTVMVHPRHQGRGYGRDLMAAAADAARATEGIEAIRLTCRGGTGADRFYTACGYKEVGRVPGAIRVAEGDDRDDIIMLLPLG, from the coding sequence ATGGCGCTTACATTCGAGGTGGACCCGAAGTTCGACCGGTCGCTGCGCGACGGCATAGCCGCGCTCTGGGCCGATGTCTCCAACGCCGGCGGCGCCGTGGGCTTCGTGCCGCCCGTGACGGCCGACGACGTCCGGCCCGAGCTGGTCAAGCACCTCGTCGCCATCGCCGAGGGCCGCACCCGGCTCCTCGTCGGCTACGACGAGGACGGCACCATCGCCGCCACCGCCTTCCTCACGCGCAACACGCACCGGCTGATGGCCCACTGGCTGTGGGCGTACACCGTGATGGTCCACCCTCGCCACCAGGGCCGCGGCTACGGCCGCGACCTGATGGCGGCCGCCGCCGACGCGGCCCGCGCGACCGAGGGCATCGAGGCCATCCGGCTCACCTGCCGGGGCGGCACGGGCGCCGACCGCTTCTACACGGCCTGCGGATACAAGGAGGTCGGCCGGGTGCCCGGCGCGATCCGGGTGGCCGAGGGCGACGACCGCGACGACATCATCATGCTGCTGCCGCTGGGCTGA
- the mqnE gene encoding aminofutalosine synthase MqnE: MDAGLKRELEQKVRAGERLTREDGIALYESDDLAWLGGLAHEVRTRKNGDVVHFNVNRHLNMTNVCTASCAYCSFQRKPGEKDAYTMRIEEAVKLAKAMEGENLTELHIVNGLHPSLPWRYYPRSLSALKEALPQVSLKAFTATEIHHFETISKLSASEILDELIEAGLESLTGGGAEIFDWEVRQHIVDHRTHWEDWSRIHRLAHEKGLKTPATMLYGHIEEPRHRVDHVLRLRELQDETGGFQVFIPLRYQHDFVDMKDGKIRNKLQARTTMATGAEALKTFAVSRLLFDNVPHVKVFWVMHGVQTAQLALQHGADDMDGSVVEYKITHDADNYGTPNKLGREDLLDLIRDAGFRPVERNTRYEIIREYPGPDAERRESPQPMRV; the protein is encoded by the coding sequence GTGGACGCGGGACTCAAGCGCGAGCTGGAGCAGAAGGTCAGGGCCGGTGAGCGGCTGACCCGCGAGGACGGGATCGCGCTCTACGAGTCCGACGACCTGGCGTGGCTCGGCGGTCTGGCCCATGAGGTGCGTACGCGCAAGAACGGTGACGTCGTCCACTTCAACGTCAACCGGCACCTCAACATGACCAACGTGTGCACCGCCTCGTGCGCGTACTGCTCCTTCCAGCGCAAGCCGGGCGAGAAGGACGCGTACACGATGCGCATCGAGGAGGCGGTGAAGCTCGCCAAGGCGATGGAGGGCGAGAACCTCACCGAGCTGCACATCGTCAACGGGCTGCACCCCTCCCTCCCGTGGCGCTACTACCCGCGCTCCCTGAGCGCGCTCAAGGAAGCGCTGCCGCAGGTCTCGCTCAAGGCGTTCACCGCCACCGAGATCCACCACTTCGAGACCATCTCCAAGCTGTCCGCGTCGGAGATCCTGGACGAGCTGATCGAGGCCGGTCTCGAATCGCTGACCGGCGGCGGCGCCGAGATCTTCGACTGGGAGGTCCGCCAGCACATCGTGGACCACCGCACGCACTGGGAGGACTGGTCGCGCATCCACCGCCTGGCGCACGAGAAGGGGCTCAAGACCCCGGCGACCATGCTGTACGGGCACATCGAGGAGCCCCGGCACCGCGTCGACCACGTGCTGCGGCTGCGTGAACTCCAGGACGAGACCGGCGGCTTCCAGGTCTTCATCCCGCTGCGCTACCAGCACGACTTCGTGGACATGAAGGACGGCAAGATCCGCAACAAGCTCCAGGCGCGGACGACGATGGCGACCGGTGCCGAGGCGCTGAAGACCTTCGCGGTCTCCCGGCTGCTGTTCGACAACGTGCCGCACGTCAAGGTGTTCTGGGTGATGCACGGCGTGCAGACCGCCCAGCTCGCCCTTCAGCACGGCGCGGACGACATGGACGGCTCGGTCGTCGAGTACAAGATCACGCACGACGCGGACAACTACGGCACGCCGAACAAGCTCGGCCGCGAGGACCTGCTCGACCTGATCCGCGACGCGGGCTTCAGGCCCGTCGAGCGCAACACCCGGTACGAGATCATCCGCGAGTACCCGGGCCCGGACGCGGAGCGGCGCGAGTCGCCGCAGCCGATGCGGGTCTGA
- a CDS encoding Lrp/AsnC family transcriptional regulator codes for MDAVDRQLIQALRENGRASYAELGRLVGLSGPSVTDRINRLESAGVITGYRATVDAASLGLGVTALIGISLSDAADHEDVARRLKDLAEIEDAWFIAGDDSYMLKVRVGDVDGLERTIRRLSGTKGVSRTRTTIVLSTKWENRVGELPEEG; via the coding sequence ATGGACGCGGTGGACAGGCAGCTCATCCAGGCCCTCCGGGAGAACGGCAGGGCCTCGTACGCCGAGCTCGGACGGCTCGTCGGGCTCTCCGGGCCCAGCGTCACCGACCGCATCAACCGGCTGGAATCGGCCGGTGTCATCACCGGCTACCGCGCCACCGTGGACGCGGCCTCGCTCGGCCTCGGCGTGACGGCCCTGATCGGCATCTCGCTCTCCGACGCCGCCGACCACGAGGACGTGGCGCGCCGGCTGAAGGACCTCGCGGAGATCGAGGACGCCTGGTTCATCGCGGGCGACGACTCCTACATGCTCAAGGTCCGCGTCGGCGACGTGGACGGCCTGGAGCGGACGATCCGCCGGCTCAGCGGCACCAAGGGCGTCTCGCGCACCCGCACCACGATCGTGCTGTCCACCAAGTGGGAGAACCGGGTCGGGGAGCTTCCCGAGGAGGGCTGA
- a CDS encoding UbiX family flavin prenyltransferase yields the protein MPWIVGVSGASGTPFAAAVLRGLLAAGESVDLVVSRASRLTLLDETGIAYRDAHWREDLAGWLARGADGKPDTFDVDVSGVRHWAAGDLAAGPSSGSYPAKGMLIVPASTACVAGVALGLSKDLLQRAASVTLKERRKLVVAVRETPLNGQTLKHLVALDEAGAVVLPASPGFYAGATHIQDLVDFVAGRVLDAAGVPHQLYRRWKGELGGGFGG from the coding sequence ATGCCTTGGATTGTCGGGGTTTCCGGCGCTTCGGGCACGCCATTCGCGGCCGCGGTGCTGCGGGGGCTGCTGGCGGCGGGGGAGAGCGTCGACCTGGTGGTGAGCCGGGCCTCGCGGCTGACCCTGCTGGACGAGACGGGGATCGCCTACCGCGACGCGCACTGGCGCGAGGACCTGGCCGGCTGGCTGGCCCGGGGGGCGGACGGCAAGCCGGACACCTTCGACGTGGACGTGTCCGGCGTACGGCACTGGGCGGCCGGTGATCTGGCCGCGGGGCCGTCCTCGGGGTCGTACCCCGCCAAGGGGATGCTGATCGTCCCGGCGTCGACGGCGTGCGTGGCGGGGGTGGCGCTCGGGCTCTCGAAGGACCTGTTGCAGCGGGCCGCGAGCGTGACGCTCAAGGAGCGGCGGAAGCTGGTCGTCGCGGTCCGCGAGACGCCGTTGAACGGGCAGACGCTGAAGCATCTGGTGGCCCTGGACGAGGCGGGCGCGGTCGTGCTGCCCGCCTCTCCGGGGTTCTACGCGGGGGCGACGCACATCCAGGACCTGGTGGACTTCGTCGCGGGGCGGGTGCTGGACGCGGCGGGGGTGCCGCATCAGCTGTACCGCCGCTGGAAGGGGGAGCTGGGTGGCGGCTTTGGGGGCTGA
- a CDS encoding rhomboid family intramembrane serine protease: protein MRTGYRALTAGAVVLGWVGLLWVLEAIDLATGHGLDDHGISPREPGELLDIVPAAFLHDGWAHVASNSVPLLVLGFIAALGGLRRFAGVVLTVILIGGLGVWLTAPAHTITLGASGVVFGLFGYLLVRGFVDRRPLDVVVGLIVAVVYGSLLQGVLPTDPGVSWQGHLFGLIGGVVAAFALRRSTTPRALTP from the coding sequence GTGAGGACCGGCTACCGGGCCCTGACGGCCGGCGCGGTCGTGCTGGGCTGGGTCGGGCTGCTCTGGGTCCTGGAGGCCATCGACCTCGCGACCGGACACGGCCTCGACGACCACGGCATCAGCCCCCGCGAGCCCGGCGAACTGCTCGACATCGTGCCCGCCGCCTTCCTCCACGACGGCTGGGCCCACGTCGCGTCGAACAGCGTCCCGCTGCTGGTCCTGGGCTTCATAGCCGCGCTCGGCGGTCTGCGCCGCTTCGCCGGCGTGGTGCTCACCGTGATCCTGATCGGCGGCCTCGGCGTCTGGCTCACCGCCCCCGCCCACACCATCACCCTCGGCGCGTCGGGCGTGGTCTTCGGCCTCTTCGGCTACCTGCTGGTCCGCGGCTTCGTGGACCGCCGCCCGCTCGACGTGGTCGTCGGGCTGATCGTCGCCGTGGTGTACGGCTCGCTGCTCCAGGGCGTCCTGCCCACCGACCCCGGCGTCAGCTGGCAGGGCCACCTCTTCGGGCTGATAGGCGGGGTGGTGGCGGCCTTCGCGCTGCGCCGCTCCACCACCCCCCGCGCGCTCACACCGTGA
- the mqnP gene encoding menaquinone biosynthesis prenyltransferase MqnP, which produces MSAAEATLGSGPAQPSSRVKAFLRLVMIEHSVFALPFAYIAALTAMFRVDGTIHWGTLLLVTLAMVGLRTFAMAANRIIDREIDARNPRTATRELVTGAVSVKSAWTGALVAVVVFLGAAALLNPLCLALAPVAVIPMVVYPYGKRFTNFPHAILGLAQAIGPIGAWLAVTGSWSWDAVILGLAVGIWIGGFDLIFACQDVRADRAHGVLSFPARFGIPAALWGARVCHVVTTGLLVWFGLATDAGVLYWAGMVIVAVAFVYEHRVVRPHDLSRLNRAFFSVNGFIGIALFVCALLDLVVRGLTV; this is translated from the coding sequence GTGAGCGCCGCCGAAGCGACCCTGGGCTCCGGGCCCGCGCAGCCGAGCAGCAGGGTCAAGGCGTTCCTGCGGCTCGTGATGATCGAGCACTCGGTCTTCGCGCTGCCCTTCGCCTACATCGCCGCCCTGACCGCGATGTTCCGGGTGGACGGGACCATCCACTGGGGCACGCTGCTGCTCGTCACGCTCGCCATGGTCGGGCTGCGGACCTTCGCGATGGCCGCGAACCGGATCATCGACCGCGAGATCGACGCCCGTAACCCGCGGACCGCCACCCGCGAGCTGGTGACCGGTGCGGTGTCGGTGAAGTCGGCGTGGACGGGGGCGCTCGTCGCCGTCGTCGTGTTCCTCGGGGCCGCGGCCCTGCTGAACCCGCTGTGCCTGGCGCTGGCGCCGGTCGCCGTGATCCCGATGGTCGTCTACCCGTACGGCAAGCGGTTCACGAACTTCCCGCACGCGATCCTGGGGCTCGCCCAGGCCATCGGGCCCATCGGCGCCTGGCTGGCGGTGACGGGCAGCTGGTCGTGGGACGCGGTCATCCTGGGCCTGGCCGTCGGCATCTGGATCGGCGGCTTCGACCTGATCTTCGCCTGCCAGGACGTGCGCGCCGACCGGGCGCACGGGGTGCTCTCCTTCCCGGCGCGCTTCGGTATCCCGGCCGCGCTGTGGGGGGCGCGGGTCTGCCACGTCGTGACGACGGGGCTGCTGGTCTGGTTCGGCCTGGCGACGGACGCGGGGGTCCTCTACTGGGCGGGCATGGTGATCGTCGCCGTGGCCTTCGTGTACGAGCACCGGGTGGTGCGGCCGCACGACCTGTCGCGGCTGAACCGGGCGTTCTTCTCGGTGAACGGCTTCATCGGCATAGCGCTCTTCGTCTGCGCGCTGCTGGACCTGGTGGTGCGCGGGCTCACGGTGTGA